The Pseudomonas asiatica genome has a segment encoding these proteins:
- a CDS encoding enoyl-CoA hydratase/isomerase family protein, whose product MTTPSSSLLSKVEAGVAWITLNRPEQRNALDIPTLKQLHALLETCNNDPAVRVVVLTGSGRSFCAGADLAEWAAAEAQGTLESYGWTETAHALMLRLHSLDKPTIAAINGTAVGGGMDLSLCCDLRIAAASARFKAGYTSMGYSPDAGASWHLPRLIGSEQAKRLLFLDELWGAERALAAGLVSEVCADEQLPAVAAELAGRLANGPTFAYAQTKRLIRDGARRTLAEQLEAERQAGLLCGRSQDGAEALQASVERRAPRFTGQ is encoded by the coding sequence ATGACCACCCCGTCGTCGTCACTGTTGAGCAAGGTCGAAGCCGGCGTTGCCTGGATCACCCTCAACCGCCCCGAGCAGCGCAACGCGTTGGACATCCCCACCCTCAAGCAACTGCACGCCCTGCTGGAAACCTGCAACAACGACCCGGCCGTGCGCGTGGTGGTGCTGACCGGCAGCGGGCGCAGCTTCTGCGCCGGTGCCGACCTGGCCGAATGGGCCGCGGCCGAGGCACAGGGCACCCTGGAAAGCTACGGCTGGACCGAAACCGCCCACGCCCTGATGTTGCGCCTGCACAGCCTCGACAAGCCCACCATCGCTGCCATCAACGGCACTGCCGTGGGCGGTGGCATGGACCTCAGCCTGTGCTGCGACCTGCGCATCGCCGCGGCCTCGGCGCGCTTCAAGGCCGGCTACACCAGCATGGGCTACAGCCCCGATGCCGGTGCCAGCTGGCACCTGCCACGGCTGATCGGCAGCGAGCAGGCCAAGCGCCTGTTGTTCCTCGATGAACTGTGGGGTGCCGAACGTGCCCTGGCGGCCGGGCTGGTCAGCGAAGTCTGTGCCGACGAGCAACTGCCCGCCGTGGCCGCCGAGCTGGCCGGGCGCCTGGCCAACGGCCCTACCTTCGCCTACGCGCAGACCAAGCGGCTGATCCGCGATGGTGCCCGGCGCACCCTGGCCGAGCAGCTGGAGGCCGAGCGCCAGGCCGGCCTGCTGTGCGGTCGCAGCCAGGACGGTGCCGAGGCGCTGCAAGCCTCGGTGGAACGCCGCGCCCCCCGTTTCACCGGCCAGTAA
- a CDS encoding amino acid permease has translation MTDNREKIQLTRALKSRHIFMLSLGGVIGTGLFMGSGVTINQGGPIGAILAYLVAGLLMYLVMVCLGELSVQMPVSGSFQAHATKFIGPATGFMIGWVYWMSWATTVGLEFTAAGMLMTRWFPEVPIWYWSALFVVVLFGLNALATRAFGEAEYWFSGIKVATILGFIIIGLLVIFGAIPLSSGAPAPMLDNLMGESLFPHGLSAVFAVMMTVVYAFQGCEIMGVAAGETEHPEKSIPRAVRNVVFRVLIFYVLAIAVLSAIVPFEQAGLMESPFVQVFDMVGIPFAADLMNFVILTAILSVGNSGLYASTRILWAMSKSGMAPKSLSPLSKRGVPLRALSITLCFALISLMTSFVAADTLFMVLMAVSGMSGTVTWIVIALAQYRFRKVYLREGGQLQDLKYKAPLYPLVPLLCITLCSSLFVFLALDETQRPSLYWGFGFIALCYAAYFFVNRRRQGAFEPSVPGV, from the coding sequence ATGACTGACAACCGCGAAAAGATCCAGCTCACCCGCGCGCTGAAAAGCCGGCACATCTTCATGCTGTCGCTGGGCGGGGTGATCGGCACCGGGCTGTTCATGGGCTCGGGCGTCACCATCAACCAGGGCGGCCCGATAGGCGCGATCCTGGCCTACCTGGTCGCGGGTTTGCTGATGTACCTGGTGATGGTCTGCCTGGGCGAGCTGTCGGTGCAGATGCCGGTGTCCGGTTCGTTCCAGGCCCACGCCACCAAGTTCATCGGCCCGGCCACCGGCTTCATGATCGGCTGGGTGTACTGGATGAGCTGGGCCACCACCGTGGGCCTGGAGTTCACCGCCGCCGGCATGCTGATGACCCGCTGGTTCCCCGAGGTACCGATCTGGTATTGGTCGGCGCTGTTCGTGGTCGTGCTGTTCGGCCTCAATGCCCTGGCCACCCGTGCCTTCGGCGAGGCGGAGTACTGGTTCTCGGGGATCAAGGTGGCGACCATCCTCGGCTTCATCATCATCGGCCTGCTGGTGATCTTCGGCGCCATCCCGCTGAGCAGCGGGGCGCCGGCACCGATGCTGGACAACCTGATGGGCGAGTCGCTGTTCCCCCATGGCCTGTCGGCGGTGTTCGCGGTGATGATGACCGTGGTCTATGCCTTCCAGGGCTGTGAAATCATGGGGGTGGCGGCCGGCGAGACCGAGCACCCGGAAAAGAGCATCCCACGGGCCGTGCGCAACGTGGTGTTCCGCGTGCTGATCTTCTACGTGCTGGCGATTGCCGTGCTCTCGGCCATCGTGCCGTTCGAGCAGGCCGGGCTGATGGAAAGCCCGTTCGTGCAGGTGTTCGACATGGTCGGCATCCCCTTTGCCGCCGACCTGATGAACTTCGTCATCCTCACGGCCATCCTTTCGGTGGGCAACTCCGGGTTGTATGCCTCCACGCGCATCCTCTGGGCCATGTCGAAGAGCGGCATGGCGCCGAAAAGCCTGTCGCCGCTGAGCAAGCGTGGCGTGCCGTTGCGGGCGCTGAGCATCACCCTGTGCTTTGCGCTGATCTCGCTGATGACCAGTTTCGTTGCCGCCGACACCCTGTTCATGGTGTTGATGGCGGTGAGTGGCATGTCCGGCACCGTGACCTGGATCGTCATCGCCCTGGCGCAGTACCGCTTCCGCAAGGTCTACCTGCGTGAAGGTGGGCAACTGCAGGACCTGAAGTACAAGGCGCCGCTGTACCCGCTGGTGCCGCTGCTGTGCATCACCCTGTGCAGCTCGCTGTTCGTGTTCCTGGCGCTGGATGAAACCCAGCGGCCGTCGTTGTACTGGGGCTTTGGCTTCATTGCCCTGTGCTATGCGGCGTACTTCTTCGTCAACCGCCGTCGGCAGGGGGCCTTCGAGCCGAGCGTGCCGGGGGTCTGA
- a CDS encoding ATP-binding protein: protein MIRLRTDGLLRRLLLFILLFSLCFTVLASSVQLYFEYRREMRDIEARMALIRAGYLASLERSLWDLDEAQLDTQLRGLVDFSDVARVRLVSDDFQLLRGAAEPKGPLRIERFPLDYQPPSGPARHLGELEVSIDLGAVHRRLYATGLASLLWMGVFLCGLAVALSGLFYRLVTRHLQVMAEFARRIGAGQWQEPLRLGRRTSTRPDEIDTVANALDDMRRAILSDIERRERDRLALQDKRDELQAMVERRTASLARAKDEAEAANLAKSRFLATMSHELRTPLNGILGMAELLRGSRLEAADRQRVEALYKAGEGLLAILNEVLYFARLEEGESRAELVGFSLRQLCQEVLALLEPMARDNGDALQLDIDEQLAEYQHGAEQYLRQVLSNLLANAIKFTEHGQVRLAVQVLASDQGSQRVRVSVSDNGIGIEPAVQARVFDRFVQASEAVARRYGGTGLGLAICKHLVEKLGGCIGLDSVQGQGSCFWFELDMARGQPVQANSPAPSPLASLDILVVEDVALNREVAGGLLLRDGHRVSFAEDAGQALLACAQRRFDLILLDVHLPGMSGVELCRQLRATPGPNRHSRVLALTAGVQPGQVPGYLDAGMQGVLAKPLRLDNLRRALAEAAPAEVAGVDATMDWSLLDTHRSLLGEQKLQGLLKVLRQSLEHHATALAEALPAQDFTEVLHLAHRLAGSCDSLGFSGLAALLRRLEDAARQHDEQALKALGAPLATELAQARVTLEQLIQS from the coding sequence ATGATCCGCCTGCGCACCGATGGCTTGCTGCGCCGCCTGCTGCTGTTCATCCTGCTGTTCAGCCTGTGCTTCACCGTGCTGGCCAGCTCGGTGCAGCTGTATTTCGAGTACCGCCGCGAGATGCGCGATATCGAGGCGCGCATGGCGTTGATCCGCGCCGGTTACCTGGCCAGCCTGGAGCGCAGCCTGTGGGACCTGGACGAGGCACAGCTGGACACACAACTGCGCGGCCTGGTGGACTTTTCCGATGTCGCCCGGGTGCGCCTGGTCAGCGACGATTTCCAGCTGCTGCGTGGCGCCGCCGAGCCCAAGGGGCCGCTGCGCATCGAACGCTTCCCCCTCGATTACCAGCCGCCCTCGGGGCCGGCCAGGCATCTGGGCGAGCTGGAAGTGAGCATCGACCTGGGCGCGGTGCACAGGCGCCTGTATGCCACTGGCCTTGCCAGCCTGCTGTGGATGGGCGTGTTCCTGTGTGGCCTGGCGGTGGCGCTGTCGGGGCTGTTCTACCGCCTGGTCACCCGCCACCTGCAAGTGATGGCCGAGTTCGCCCGGCGTATTGGCGCCGGCCAGTGGCAGGAACCGTTGCGCCTGGGGCGCCGCACCTCGACGCGCCCGGACGAGATCGACACCGTGGCCAATGCCCTGGATGACATGCGCCGCGCCATCCTCAGTGACATCGAGCGCCGCGAGCGCGACCGCCTGGCGTTGCAGGACAAGCGCGACGAACTGCAGGCCATGGTCGAGCGGCGCACCGCCAGCCTGGCCCGGGCCAAGGACGAGGCCGAAGCCGCCAACCTGGCCAAGTCACGCTTCCTGGCGACCATGAGCCATGAGCTGCGCACACCGCTCAACGGCATACTCGGCATGGCCGAGCTGCTGCGCGGAAGCCGGCTGGAGGCGGCCGACCGCCAGCGCGTCGAGGCCTTGTACAAGGCCGGCGAGGGGCTGCTGGCGATTCTCAACGAGGTGCTGTATTTCGCCCGCCTCGAGGAGGGCGAGAGCCGCGCCGAGCTGGTCGGTTTTTCGCTACGCCAGTTGTGCCAGGAAGTGCTGGCGCTGCTCGAACCCATGGCCCGGGACAATGGCGACGCCCTGCAGCTGGACATCGACGAGCAATTGGCCGAGTACCAGCACGGTGCCGAACAGTACCTGCGCCAGGTGCTCAGCAACCTGCTGGCCAACGCCATCAAGTTCACCGAACACGGCCAGGTGCGGCTTGCGGTGCAGGTACTGGCCAGTGACCAGGGATCGCAGCGCGTGCGGGTGTCGGTCAGCGACAATGGCATCGGCATCGAGCCGGCTGTGCAGGCCAGGGTCTTCGACCGCTTCGTCCAGGCCAGCGAGGCGGTGGCCCGGCGCTACGGCGGCACCGGCCTGGGCCTGGCGATCTGCAAGCACCTGGTGGAAAAACTGGGGGGCTGCATTGGCCTGGACAGCGTGCAAGGGCAGGGTAGTTGCTTCTGGTTCGAACTCGACATGGCTCGCGGGCAGCCAGTGCAGGCCAACTCACCAGCCCCTTCGCCCCTGGCCAGCCTGGATATCCTGGTAGTCGAGGACGTGGCATTGAACCGCGAGGTGGCCGGTGGGTTGCTGCTGCGCGATGGCCACCGGGTGAGCTTTGCCGAGGACGCCGGGCAAGCCCTGCTGGCCTGCGCACAGCGGCGCTTCGACCTGATCCTGCTCGATGTGCACCTGCCCGGCATGAGCGGGGTGGAGCTGTGCCGGCAACTGCGTGCCACGCCCGGGCCGAACCGCCACAGCCGGGTCCTGGCACTGACGGCTGGCGTGCAACCGGGGCAAGTGCCAGGGTACCTGGATGCCGGCATGCAGGGAGTGCTGGCCAAGCCCCTGCGGCTGGACAACCTGCGCCGGGCGCTGGCCGAAGCGGCGCCCGCTGAAGTGGCGGGCGTCGACGCGACAATGGACTGGTCATTGCTGGACACCCACCGCTCGCTGCTGGGTGAACAGAAGCTGCAAGGCCTGTTGAAGGTGCTGCGCCAGTCGCTGGAACATCACGCCACGGCGTTGGCCGAGGCGCTGCCTGCCCAGGACTTTACCGAAGTGCTGCACCTGGCCCACCGTCTGGCCGGCAGTTGCGACTCCCTGGGTTTTTCTGGCCTGGCTGCGTTGTTGCGACGCCTTGAGGACGCTGCCCGGCAGCATGACGAACAGGCATTGAAAGCGCTCGGCGCGCCGCTGGCCACCGAGCTCGCCCAGGCCCGCGTCACCCTGGAACAGCTGATCCAGAGCTGA
- a CDS encoding substrate-binding periplasmic protein: MTRSAWVLALALFAVQASARQPVRYCDYPVYPPISWSDGHQVRGLAPTVVRELFARMGYEVQTVVLGNWKRCLMDAAAGRVDVVLAYNSDQRDQRMRFSTVPVVREEVAVFYNRLRPVQFQRLEDLASYRGGLLYGESYGADFDRFVARHQNIERVSSSQQNFGKLIRGRIDYVIQERRTGQLFIENLPGAQDIRVLPTALSVDYLRVAISRQSPLSQHMDEIDAQLLRMNQAGEIERWLEQSEVTYRDMVNLPADTR, translated from the coding sequence ATGACCCGCAGCGCCTGGGTGCTGGCCTTGGCATTGTTCGCCGTGCAAGCCAGTGCAAGGCAGCCGGTGCGCTATTGCGACTACCCGGTGTACCCGCCGATTTCCTGGAGTGACGGCCACCAGGTGCGTGGCCTGGCCCCCACCGTGGTGCGAGAGCTGTTCGCGCGCATGGGCTACGAAGTGCAGACCGTGGTGCTGGGCAACTGGAAGCGCTGCCTGATGGACGCCGCCGCCGGGCGGGTGGACGTGGTGCTGGCCTACAACAGCGACCAGCGTGACCAACGCATGCGCTTTTCCACGGTGCCGGTGGTGCGTGAGGAAGTGGCGGTGTTCTACAACCGCCTGCGGCCAGTGCAGTTCCAGCGCCTGGAGGACCTGGCCAGCTACCGTGGCGGCCTGCTGTACGGCGAAAGCTACGGCGCCGATTTCGACCGCTTCGTTGCCCGCCACCAGAACATCGAACGGGTGTCGTCCAGCCAGCAGAACTTCGGCAAGCTGATCCGTGGGCGCATCGACTACGTGATCCAGGAGCGGCGCACCGGCCAGCTGTTCATCGAAAACCTGCCCGGGGCGCAGGACATCCGCGTATTGCCCACGGCCCTGAGCGTGGACTACCTGCGCGTTGCGATATCACGGCAATCGCCCTTGAGCCAGCATATGGACGAAATCGACGCGCAGTTGCTGCGCATGAACCAGGCCGGCGAGATCGAGCGCTGGCTGGAGCAAAGCGAAGTGACCTACCGCGACATGGTCAACCTGCCGGCGGACACCCGATGA
- a CDS encoding response regulator produces MTPRVLIVDDDPLIRDLLQAYLSQEGYDVHCADTAEKAEALLGSQDVDLVLLDIRLPGKDGLTLTRELRVRSEVGIILITGRNDDIDRIVGLECGADDYVIKPLNPRELVSRAKNLIRRVRHAREVHPAPACAQSLKQFADWALDTDRRRLIDARGGQTLLTHGEFQLLSVFLRNSGHTLSRDQLMDQIRNREWVPNDRSIDVLVGRLRRKLHDDPAEPQLIITIHGTGYLFTASVAA; encoded by the coding sequence ATGACGCCTCGGGTATTGATCGTCGATGACGATCCGCTTATTCGTGACTTGCTGCAGGCCTATCTGTCCCAGGAAGGCTATGACGTGCACTGCGCCGACACCGCGGAAAAGGCCGAAGCCCTGCTCGGCAGCCAGGATGTCGACCTGGTGCTGCTGGACATCCGCCTGCCCGGCAAGGACGGCCTCACCCTGACCCGCGAGCTGCGGGTACGTTCGGAGGTCGGCATCATCCTCATCACCGGCCGCAACGACGACATCGACCGTATCGTCGGCCTGGAATGCGGCGCCGACGACTACGTGATCAAGCCGCTCAACCCCCGCGAACTGGTATCCCGCGCCAAGAACCTGATCCGCCGCGTGCGCCATGCCCGCGAGGTGCACCCGGCGCCGGCCTGCGCGCAATCGCTGAAGCAGTTCGCCGACTGGGCACTGGACACCGACCGCCGGCGCCTGATCGACGCCCGTGGCGGGCAAACCCTGCTGACCCATGGCGAGTTCCAGTTGCTCAGCGTGTTCCTGCGCAACAGCGGCCACACCCTCAGCCGCGACCAGTTGATGGACCAGATCCGCAACCGCGAGTGGGTGCCCAACGACCGCTCCATCGATGTGCTGGTCGGCCGCCTGCGGCGCAAGCTGCACGACGACCCGGCCGAGCCCCAGCTGATCATCACCATCCACGGCACCGGCTACCTGTTCACCGCCAGCGTGGCGGCATGA
- a CDS encoding TetR family transcriptional regulator C-terminal domain-containing protein — MNQEARYHRMLPELRKANLVEATLVCLKRHGFQGASIRKISAEAGVSVGLISHHYAGKDELVAEAYMAVTGRVMGLLREAMAQAAPNARERLSAFFRASFCAELLDPQLLDAWLAFWGAVKTADAINQVHDHSYGEYRNELSGLLATLAGEEGWQGFDADLAAISLSALLDGLWLESGLNPGTFTPEQGVLICEAWVDGLQAGGRRRFSLPEGC; from the coding sequence ATGAACCAGGAAGCCCGCTATCACCGCATGCTGCCGGAATTGCGCAAAGCCAACCTGGTCGAGGCGACCCTGGTATGCCTCAAGCGCCATGGCTTCCAGGGCGCGTCGATCCGCAAGATTTCGGCCGAGGCCGGGGTCTCGGTCGGGTTGATCAGCCATCACTACGCCGGCAAGGATGAGCTGGTGGCCGAAGCCTACATGGCGGTCACCGGCCGGGTGATGGGCCTGCTGCGCGAGGCCATGGCCCAGGCCGCGCCCAATGCCCGCGAGCGGTTGTCGGCGTTCTTCCGCGCCTCGTTCTGCGCCGAGCTGCTCGACCCGCAATTGCTCGACGCCTGGCTGGCGTTCTGGGGCGCGGTGAAGACCGCCGATGCGATCAACCAGGTGCATGACCATTCCTATGGCGAATACCGCAATGAACTGAGCGGGCTGCTGGCCACGCTGGCCGGGGAGGAGGGCTGGCAGGGTTTCGATGCCGACCTGGCGGCCATCAGCCTGAGCGCCTTGCTCGATGGCCTGTGGCTGGAGTCGGGGCTCAACCCCGGTACCTTCACCCCCGAGCAGGGCGTGCTGATCTGCGAGGCCTGGGTCGATGGCCTGCAGGCCGGTGGCCGGCGCCGCTTCAGCCTGCCGGAGGGCTGTTGA
- a CDS encoding enoyl-CoA hydratase, producing the protein MNDLITRDLDQGLLTLAFNRPDKLNALNTAMYQQLGDLLLAAGEDPDVEAIIITGGPHCFSAGNDLRDFLDNPPADLDSPVFRLMRVVMGLDKPLIAAVSGAAIGIGATLLLHCDQVLVSRTTKLRIPFAPLGVCPEFGSSLLLPRLLGHARAARLLLANELLDGERMVAWGLANELHEDGEQCLAAARRLARQLQGYPQAALRISKRLLKDGQRAELEATVARESRLFIECLRTEEARAVLRGLIKD; encoded by the coding sequence ATGAACGACCTGATCACACGTGACCTGGACCAGGGCCTGCTGACCCTGGCCTTCAACCGCCCCGACAAGCTCAACGCCTTGAACACCGCCATGTACCAACAGCTGGGCGACCTGCTGCTGGCGGCAGGTGAAGACCCTGATGTCGAAGCCATCATCATCACCGGTGGGCCGCACTGCTTCAGCGCCGGCAATGACTTGCGCGACTTTCTCGACAACCCGCCCGCCGACCTGGACAGCCCGGTGTTCCGCCTGATGCGGGTGGTGATGGGCCTGGACAAACCGCTGATTGCCGCGGTCAGTGGTGCGGCGATAGGTATTGGTGCCACCTTGCTGTTGCATTGCGATCAGGTGCTGGTCAGCCGTACGACCAAGCTGCGCATCCCTTTCGCGCCATTGGGCGTGTGCCCGGAGTTTGGTTCCAGCCTGCTGCTGCCGCGCTTGCTTGGCCATGCCCGTGCGGCTCGCCTGCTGCTGGCAAACGAGTTGCTTGATGGCGAACGGATGGTGGCCTGGGGGCTGGCCAATGAACTGCATGAAGACGGTGAGCAGTGCCTTGCAGCTGCCCGGCGCTTGGCGCGGCAGCTGCAAGGCTACCCGCAGGCGGCGCTGCGCATCAGCAAGCGGCTGCTCAAGGACGGCCAACGGGCCGAGCTTGAGGCGACAGTGGCGCGGGAAAGCCGGTTGTTCATCGAGTGCTTGCGCACTGAAGAAGCGCGAGCGGTGTTGCGAGGGTTGATCAAAGATTGA
- a CDS encoding lipocalin-like domain-containing protein, with the protein MKRSAWLLLCGLLGGCDQPAEQSYAGLGQQAGEFSQVSRGHRLEFPRDHGAHDGFRIEWWYVTANLQDLQGRDWGAQWTLFRSALRPGPETAGWNSPNLWMGHAALTGPGGHRSGETLARGGIGQAGVQAQPFRAWINDWSLQGSSGIEHLQMVAGGDGFRYDLQLHSDRPLVLHGDQGYSEKSGKGQASYYYSQPFYRVSGEVQRGGQCIAVTGQAWLDREWSSQPLAAGQTGWDWFSLHLDSGARLMLFQVREMQGEAYRAGTWVGPQGEVVALQGAQIQLQALAWARQKNGKQVPTRWRVQVPGHGVDVQVEAVESQAWMETRFPYWEGPVRLTGSAGGRGYLEMTGY; encoded by the coding sequence ATGAAACGTAGCGCCTGGCTGTTGCTGTGTGGGTTGCTGGGCGGCTGTGATCAGCCCGCCGAGCAAAGCTATGCCGGGCTCGGGCAGCAGGCGGGCGAGTTCAGCCAGGTAAGCCGCGGCCATCGCCTGGAATTTCCGCGGGACCACGGGGCCCACGATGGCTTTCGCATCGAATGGTGGTATGTCACCGCCAACCTTCAGGACCTCCAGGGGCGGGACTGGGGCGCGCAGTGGACGCTGTTTCGCTCGGCCCTGCGCCCAGGCCCCGAGACTGCTGGCTGGAACAGCCCGAACCTGTGGATGGGGCACGCGGCGTTGACCGGTCCCGGGGGGCATCGGTCTGGCGAAACCTTGGCGCGTGGGGGTATCGGCCAGGCTGGCGTGCAAGCCCAGCCGTTCCGGGCGTGGATCAATGACTGGTCGTTGCAGGGCAGCAGTGGCATCGAGCATCTGCAAATGGTCGCCGGTGGTGACGGCTTTCGCTATGACCTGCAACTGCACAGCGATCGGCCCTTGGTGCTGCACGGGGACCAGGGCTACAGCGAGAAGTCCGGCAAGGGGCAGGCTTCGTACTATTACAGTCAGCCGTTCTATCGGGTGAGTGGGGAAGTGCAGCGTGGCGGCCAGTGCATTGCAGTCACCGGCCAGGCCTGGCTGGACCGGGAATGGAGCAGCCAGCCGCTGGCTGCCGGGCAGACGGGTTGGGACTGGTTTTCCCTGCACCTGGACAGTGGCGCCAGGCTGATGCTGTTCCAGGTGCGCGAAATGCAGGGGGAGGCGTATCGCGCCGGGACCTGGGTTGGCCCGCAGGGTGAGGTGGTAGCACTGCAGGGTGCGCAGATCCAGCTGCAGGCGCTGGCCTGGGCCCGGCAGAAGAACGGCAAGCAGGTGCCGACGCGATGGCGGGTGCAGGTGCCGGGGCATGGCGTGGATGTGCAGGTCGAGGCTGTGGAGTCGCAGGCCTGGATGGAGACGCGGTTCCCGTACTGGGAGGGGCCAGTGCGCTTGACCGGGAGTGCGGGTGGGCGAGGGTATCTGGAGATGACCGGCTATTAG